A portion of the Flavobacterium limnophilum genome contains these proteins:
- the hemW gene encoding radical SAM family heme chaperone HemW, with product MSGIYIHIPFCKQACHYCDFHFSTSMKKKGEMVLALAKEIQIRKSEFKDEIVETIYFGGGTPSVLKTDEIQFLIDAVYKNFIVADNPEITLEANPDDLSNERIIELSKTPINRLSIGIQSFFEDDLTMMNRAHNSAEAQKCLEEATKYFDNISLDLIYGIPGMSNEKWKQNIETALSFGIPHISSYALTVEPKTALNKLIQTGKIAQPKDEVAEAHFQILVETLEANGFVHYELSNFGKENYFSKNNSAYWLGKKYIGIGPSAHSYDGISRSWNVSNNSIYLKSLEENKLPNEIEILSKSDRYNEYIMTGLRTIWGVSLDRIEQEFGSEYLDYLQKQSQKFINDDLLSAENKILKPTPKGKFLTDGIASDLFYLDLK from the coding sequence ATGTCAGGAATCTACATCCACATCCCTTTTTGCAAGCAGGCTTGTCATTACTGCGACTTCCATTTTTCGACTTCGATGAAGAAGAAAGGCGAGATGGTTTTGGCTTTGGCCAAAGAAATTCAAATACGCAAAAGTGAGTTCAAAGATGAAATTGTTGAGACGATATATTTCGGCGGTGGCACTCCAAGTGTTTTGAAAACGGACGAAATTCAATTTTTGATTGATGCTGTTTATAAAAATTTTATAGTTGCTGACAACCCTGAAATTACACTCGAAGCCAATCCCGATGATTTATCGAACGAGAGAATAATCGAATTGTCGAAAACTCCAATCAACCGATTAAGCATAGGGATTCAATCTTTTTTTGAAGACGATTTAACGATGATGAATCGCGCCCACAATTCGGCGGAAGCCCAAAAATGTTTGGAAGAAGCGACAAAATATTTCGACAATATTTCTCTCGACTTGATTTATGGAATTCCTGGAATGAGCAACGAAAAGTGGAAACAAAATATCGAAACTGCTTTGTCTTTCGGCATTCCGCACATTTCGAGTTATGCCTTGACGGTCGAACCCAAAACGGCTTTGAATAAACTGATCCAAACCGGAAAAATTGCCCAACCCAAAGACGAAGTTGCCGAAGCACATTTTCAGATTTTGGTCGAAACGCTTGAAGCGAATGGGTTTGTACATTATGAGTTGTCGAATTTCGGGAAAGAAAATTATTTTTCGAAGAACAATTCGGCTTATTGGTTGGGAAAAAAATATATTGGAATTGGTCCTTCGGCGCATAGTTATGACGGCATTTCCAGAAGTTGGAATGTTTCGAATAATTCCATTTATTTGAAATCATTGGAAGAAAATAAATTGCCCAACGAAATTGAAATTTTGTCCAAGTCCGACCGTTACAACGAATATATAATGACGGGTTTGCGAACCATTTGGGGCGTTTCCTTGGATAGAATCGAGCAAGAATTTGGAAGCGAATATTTAGACTATTTGCAAAAACAATCCCAGAAATTTATAAATGATGACTTGCTTTCAGCAGAAAATAAAATCCTAAAACCTACTCCAAAAGGAAAATTCTTAACCGACGGAATTGCCAGCGATTTGTTTTATTTAGATTTAAAATAA
- a CDS encoding PH domain-containing protein, translating into MIDNIKKFLNEEQDPKAIEKITSKLNDLLMKNEEIGYIAVQKKPAITVFPDSIVVTNKRIIICQPKNMGLSMNFTDFTWDEIEGTFMKENILGSEFSFSTKTQIQVSIDYIPKIQARKISTYAKEQLDLLKNPVVSEEVKTQIPEYIPEEIVEEVETEEVVNYAEIMPVVSNYAEPVVENTAASAEKISSDLTQDELFAKLQNYKKLLDNGLILQGEYDAFKKEILSLM; encoded by the coding sequence ATGATTGACAATATAAAAAAATTCCTGAACGAGGAACAAGACCCTAAAGCCATCGAAAAAATCACTTCAAAACTGAATGATTTATTGATGAAAAACGAAGAAATTGGCTATATCGCCGTTCAAAAAAAACCAGCTATTACCGTTTTTCCAGACAGTATTGTGGTAACCAATAAAAGAATCATCATTTGTCAGCCCAAAAATATGGGGCTTTCGATGAATTTCACCGATTTTACTTGGGACGAAATTGAAGGAACTTTCATGAAAGAAAATATTTTAGGTTCGGAATTTTCGTTTTCGACCAAAACACAGATTCAGGTTTCTATTGATTATATTCCGAAAATTCAGGCCAGAAAAATTTCTACTTACGCCAAAGAACAATTGGATTTGTTGAAAAACCCCGTTGTATCAGAAGAAGTAAAAACCCAAATTCCAGAATATATTCCCGAAGAAATCGTGGAAGAAGTCGAAACGGAAGAAGTGGTCAATTATGCCGAAATTATGCCTGTAGTTTCCAATTATGCTGAACCTGTTGTGGAAAACACGGCTGCTTCAGCCGAGAAAATTTCAAGCGACTTGACCCAAGACGAACTTTTTGCCAAACTTCAAAACTATAAAAAACTTCTTGACAACGGATTGATTTTACAGGGCGAATACGACGCTTTCAAAAAAGAAATTTTGAGTTTGATGTAA
- a CDS encoding GNAT family N-acetyltransferase, translating into MITVSTDKTKLNVPFIQDFLKDIYWAAGRTIDEVQTTINSSVCFGVYLDDVQIGFARVITDYVVFAYLMDVFIAEEHRGNGYSSILISAMMNEPVLKEVKIWRLATSDAHYLYEKFGFKALAHPEKMMEKVTL; encoded by the coding sequence ATGATAACCGTTTCAACAGATAAAACAAAACTCAACGTTCCTTTTATTCAAGATTTTTTGAAAGATATTTATTGGGCGGCAGGAAGAACTATCGATGAAGTGCAAACCACGATTAACAGTTCGGTTTGTTTCGGAGTTTATTTGGATGATGTTCAAATAGGCTTTGCCAGAGTGATTACGGATTATGTGGTTTTTGCCTATTTGATGGATGTTTTTATTGCCGAAGAACATAGAGGAAACGGCTATTCGTCTATTTTAATTTCGGCGATGATGAACGAACCAGTTTTAAAAGAGGTTAAAATATGGCGATTGGCCACATCGGATGCTCATTATTTATACGAGAAATTCGGTTTTAAGGCATTGGCACACCCAGAAAAAATGATGGAAAAAGTAACATTATGA
- a CDS encoding OmpP1/FadL family transporter, producing MKKIILQVGFLIFSTFSFSQAGHIMQGVGAINMSMGGASTAQPLDISGALQWNPASISAFDEKIIKFDLGLFFSSPELSSSLPAGMMEPGSPAVSGVTKDDRGVSPMPALAMVWGKEGSKHTFGVSAFGISGFGVTFPEEANNPLSSSFNPALNSNPVNYPQQAGGFGRVESDYMLLQVGLTWAYEITDKLSVGVEPTYNYGTLELMPNPTANPSAAGYPSTNRASTTGFGAQFGLFFDSKTGFKAGVSYKTTQDMSKFEFKNTYLDNSTDTSEFDMDYPAILSFGLGYSKSDFDIALDYRMVDYENTDGFSETGWTPTASVKGFGWDNISIFSAGIQYKGIEKFPLRLGYTYSSNPISYDVAFFNIPATAIIANAFQFGFSYLAGKNISLDAVYHHGASDGKTFGQILNPMAVSPSNPNGAIPASYVAYDMTTDMVMVGISYKFNKANK from the coding sequence ATGAAAAAAATTATTTTACAAGTTGGTTTTTTAATCTTTTCAACCTTTTCTTTTTCACAAGCAGGTCATATTATGCAAGGCGTTGGCGCTATTAATATGTCAATGGGAGGTGCATCTACGGCGCAACCTCTTGATATATCGGGCGCATTGCAATGGAATCCGGCATCTATTTCGGCTTTTGACGAGAAAATCATCAAGTTTGATTTAGGGCTATTTTTTTCCTCCCCTGAATTGAGTTCAAGCTTGCCAGCAGGAATGATGGAGCCAGGTTCTCCTGCAGTTTCGGGTGTTACTAAAGACGATAGAGGTGTTTCGCCAATGCCTGCACTAGCAATGGTTTGGGGCAAAGAAGGAAGTAAACACACTTTTGGAGTTTCTGCTTTTGGTATTAGTGGATTTGGAGTGACATTTCCAGAAGAAGCAAATAATCCATTGAGTTCCAGTTTTAACCCTGCATTAAATTCTAATCCTGTAAATTATCCTCAACAAGCGGGTGGTTTTGGCCGTGTAGAATCAGATTATATGTTATTGCAGGTAGGATTAACATGGGCTTATGAAATAACCGATAAACTTTCCGTGGGCGTTGAACCTACCTATAATTATGGAACTTTAGAATTAATGCCAAACCCAACAGCAAATCCATCGGCAGCGGGTTATCCATCTACCAACAGGGCTTCGACTACTGGTTTTGGGGCACAATTTGGTTTGTTTTTCGATTCAAAAACTGGATTTAAAGCTGGGGTTTCTTATAAAACAACCCAAGACATGAGCAAATTTGAATTCAAAAACACATATTTGGATAATTCTACAGATACAAGTGAATTCGATATGGATTATCCAGCCATTCTTTCATTTGGATTGGGATATTCCAAAAGTGATTTTGATATCGCTTTAGATTATAGAATGGTGGATTATGAAAACACAGACGGATTTTCTGAAACAGGATGGACTCCTACAGCATCCGTAAAAGGTTTTGGATGGGACAATATTTCAATTTTTTCAGCAGGAATTCAATACAAAGGAATCGAAAAATTCCCTTTAAGACTTGGATATACATATAGTTCAAATCCAATAAGCTATGATGTTGCATTTTTTAATATTCCAGCAACAGCCATTATCGCAAATGCTTTTCAATTTGGTTTTAGTTATTTGGCAGGCAAAAATATTTCTTTGGATGCAGTTTATCACCACGGAGCAAGTGACGGAAAAACTTTTGGGCAAATACTGAACCCAATGGCGGTTTCGCCTTCAAATCCTAATGGTGCCATACCAGCATCTTATGTGGCTTATGACATGACAACCGATATGGTGATGGTTGGGATTTCCTATAAGTTTAACAAGGCCAACAAATAA
- the ruvC gene encoding crossover junction endodeoxyribonuclease RuvC, producing the protein MANERIILGIDPGTTIMGFGLIKVVNKKMEFLQLNELQLSKYDNHYQKLKIIFERTIELIDTHNPDEIAIEAPFFGKNVQSMLKLGRAQGVAMAAGLSRDIPITEYEPKKIKMAITGNGNASKEQVAKMLQQLLGLKTLPKNLDSTDGLAAAVCHFFNSGKVVGEKSYSGWDAFVKNNENRVKK; encoded by the coding sequence ATGGCAAACGAACGCATCATATTGGGAATTGATCCTGGAACCACAATTATGGGTTTTGGATTGATAAAAGTTGTCAACAAGAAAATGGAATTCTTGCAACTCAACGAACTGCAATTGTCTAAATACGACAACCATTACCAGAAACTAAAAATCATTTTTGAACGCACCATCGAACTCATTGATACCCACAATCCGGACGAAATTGCCATTGAAGCACCTTTCTTCGGAAAGAACGTGCAATCGATGTTGAAATTGGGGAGAGCACAAGGTGTGGCAATGGCGGCGGGACTTTCGAGAGATATTCCCATCACCGAATACGAACCCAAGAAAATAAAAATGGCCATCACCGGCAACGGAAACGCCAGCAAGGAACAGGTGGCCAAAATGTTGCAGCAACTTCTCGGACTAAAAACATTACCCAAAAATCTCGATTCCACAGATGGTTTGGCCGCCGCAGTTTGTCATTTTTTCAATTCCGGAAAAGTGGTTGGCGAGAAAAGTTACTCGGGTTGGGATGCTTTTGTGAAAAATAATGAAAATCGAGTTAAGAAATAG
- a CDS encoding DsrE/DsrF/DrsH-like family protein gives METKEKKPLEKVCIICAKGNLEDVYASLVMANGAVMEGIETNLFFTFFGLEGITKKSMNHLHTATTGNPAMKMPGGLPFPTMLGGLPGVEAAVSGMMRKQMDELGMPPVDEFLEMITAGRGNIYACKLAVDMFKLTKADLSDEVKDIITIGEFYELCDGDRTQIIFT, from the coding sequence ATGGAAACAAAAGAAAAAAAACCTTTAGAGAAAGTTTGCATTATTTGCGCTAAAGGAAATTTAGAAGACGTATATGCTTCGCTAGTTATGGCAAATGGAGCCGTAATGGAAGGTATCGAAACCAATCTGTTTTTCACGTTCTTTGGTCTTGAAGGAATTACCAAAAAGTCAATGAATCATCTCCATACAGCAACAACTGGTAATCCCGCGATGAAAATGCCCGGAGGATTGCCTTTTCCAACAATGCTTGGGGGGCTTCCCGGAGTGGAAGCTGCAGTTTCCGGCATGATGAGAAAACAAATGGATGAATTGGGAATGCCTCCTGTTGACGAGTTTTTAGAAATGATTACGGCAGGTCGCGGAAATATTTATGCATGTAAACTGGCAGTTGACATGTTTAAATTGACCAAAGCTGATTTATCGGATGAAGTTAAAGACATTATCACAATTGGAGAATTTTATGAATTATGTGATGGAGACAGAACCCAAATCATTTTCACTTAG
- a CDS encoding MmcQ/YjbR family DNA-binding protein, with amino-acid sequence MNLETYYEYCLSKKGVTEHFPFDKDTLVFKVGGKMFALSSLLQWENGAPKVNLKCNPDYAQELRAQYDDIQPAFHMSKVHWNTVAINSDVSDKLVKELIDDSYQLVFKSLTKKNQSEILQLEN; translated from the coding sequence ATGAATTTAGAAACCTACTACGAATATTGTCTGTCCAAGAAAGGTGTAACCGAACATTTTCCGTTTGACAAAGACACTTTGGTGTTTAAAGTGGGCGGAAAAATGTTTGCTTTGTCTTCTTTATTGCAATGGGAAAATGGCGCACCCAAAGTAAATTTGAAGTGCAATCCCGATTATGCACAGGAATTGCGAGCCCAATATGACGATATCCAGCCGGCGTTTCACATGAGCAAAGTACATTGGAACACCGTTGCGATCAACAGCGATGTTTCGGATAAATTGGTGAAGGAATTGATTGATGATTCATACCAATTGGTTTTCAAAAGTTTAACCAAAAAAAACCAAAGCGAAATTCTTCAATTAGAAAATTAG
- the sqr gene encoding type III sulfide quinone reductase, selenoprotein subtype: MKNLVILGAGTAGTMMASHLTKKLNKSDWEITIVDQHKTHYYQPGFLFLPFDTYKPEDVKKSIDEFIPKGVKLFRKKIDVIDKDSDTVVLEGGEKLKYDILILATGTKTAPGEVEGMLGDYWYKTIFDFYTFEGALALRDKLRDWEGGKLVVHITEMPIKCPVAPLEFAFLADSFFIKKGMREKVDITYVTPLSGAFTKEKCTTALTYLLHDKNIKIVPDFAVEHIDGEKGVIVDYGGDEVPFDLLVTIPTNMGDDLMARSGFGDDLNYVPTNKNTLQTTIKENIFALGDCTNVPASKAGSVAHFQAEILTENILKYIDGKELEPDFDGHANCFIETGHGKALLIDFNYDYEPVKGKFPFAGIGPLNLLTESRLNHWGKLAFRWIYWNMLLPARKLPFVTAKMSKSGKNFD; encoded by the coding sequence ATGAAAAACTTAGTAATACTTGGTGCTGGAACAGCCGGAACAATGATGGCAAGTCACCTAACGAAAAAATTAAATAAATCAGATTGGGAAATCACGATTGTAGATCAACATAAAACACATTATTACCAGCCGGGATTTCTGTTTTTGCCTTTTGACACTTATAAGCCAGAAGACGTTAAAAAATCCATCGATGAATTTATTCCCAAAGGAGTAAAATTATTTCGAAAAAAAATTGATGTAATCGACAAAGACTCTGATACGGTTGTATTAGAAGGTGGAGAAAAATTAAAATACGATATTTTGATACTGGCCACGGGAACCAAAACGGCTCCAGGAGAAGTCGAAGGAATGTTGGGGGATTATTGGTACAAAACCATTTTTGACTTTTACACCTTCGAAGGAGCATTGGCATTGAGAGACAAATTAAGAGATTGGGAAGGCGGAAAATTAGTGGTTCATATCACGGAAATGCCCATCAAATGTCCTGTTGCCCCATTAGAATTTGCCTTTCTTGCCGATTCATTCTTTATTAAAAAAGGGATGCGCGAAAAAGTCGACATCACTTATGTTACGCCACTTTCCGGGGCTTTTACCAAAGAAAAATGTACTACGGCATTGACGTATTTATTGCATGATAAAAATATCAAAATTGTGCCAGATTTTGCTGTAGAACACATTGATGGCGAGAAAGGTGTAATTGTGGATTATGGAGGAGATGAAGTCCCGTTTGATTTATTGGTGACCATACCGACAAATATGGGTGACGACTTGATGGCACGATCTGGTTTTGGCGATGACCTAAACTATGTGCCTACCAATAAAAACACCTTACAGACTACCATAAAGGAAAATATTTTTGCTTTGGGCGATTGCACTAATGTTCCAGCTTCAAAAGCGGGTTCTGTTGCGCACTTTCAGGCAGAAATTTTAACTGAAAATATTTTGAAATATATCGATGGCAAGGAATTAGAACCTGATTTTGACGGTCATGCCAATTGTTTTATCGAAACAGGTCACGGGAAAGCACTATTGATAGATTTCAATTACGATTATGAACCCGTTAAAGGAAAATTTCCCTTCGCCGGAATTGGACCGTTGAATTTGCTTACGGAGTCTCGATTGAACCATTGGGGTAAATTGGCCTTTAGATGGATTTATTGGAATATGCTGTTGCCGGCAAGAAAATTACCGTTTGTAACGGCAAAAATGAGCAAATCAGGAAAGAATTTTGACTAA
- a CDS encoding DUF4450 domain-containing protein, whose protein sequence is MRTKKTLIQIFGNLLLLFPLLLISQEKGTSPLVRKIHYAPEGNSFVLKNGTRKFNRALYGTNTAFRVETGDLPEFALYMPGMGGNFKLGIQKGDKSKWITEAKIIDTRYTLGIMYYKIQDPILGNGELLLEVIALKNTEGFALKVIGNNMPKDVSLIWAFGGASGKKFSRDGDIGADPESVFYLQPNYCINNKFMVQKESFFLEYGSEINKQKTGNNKNLIGFYPKSEIHLANANKQNSPTELYRSKPDSLTVITGKINSIPKNGLFWMIETDAKTKLKNQKELADVFENSVRETQLLANRVKVVTPDPYINTLGSALSIAADGIWESPAYLHGAIAWRMYLNAWRGAYTADPLGWHDRAKTHFTSYSHSQVTEPLSGPVTPDVSRNLAREKEEMGTALFTSGYISRNPNNNTKAHHYDMNLVFFDQMLRHFKWTGDTTFMKEMWPVIQRHLAWEKRNFDTNNDGLYDAYAAIWASDALQYSGGAVTHSSAYNFYANKEVAAVAKFLNVDNSPFLNESKTISDAANAQLWLPKKGVFAEYKDGLGNQLVHDSPGVWSIYHTIDSELSNPFQSYQMLNYVDTKIPHIPIAAEGLDKKDLYVISTTNWQPYDWSINNVALGEQLHTALAFWQGGQSETAFKMWESALVGSMYLGASPGGFEQLSFYDAMRGELYRDFADPIGMTARTLVEGLFGIQPNALENSLTIRPGFPAKWDTAAIEIPDVSFSFNRNNNTDSYQIKPNFTTKMDFKLVVNIPFDNIKTVTINGEKAIWKTNSDAVGNPQLIVESPFKDNYNIDITWDGEKLEQLKIEKSYCIGGSIHLETTKAKILEVYDPQTALGEISKTNSVLKANFKAKENATFFIKLQQGNTTWWSPINLVVKPEIEAITNRTENNNLLFVVKNNSQKNIEGNLIFNSFGAAILQKVSLNKDSETTISIPLENLISGTNALVLKTIEGKTFPISFTNWDIALPKKTKLETVSLTENFNSKVADIFNLEYLSPRPKSPTLQLPKQGIGNWCYPNLDVRIDDSGLRQNAKNNNQISSPQGILFQTPSDSSSKNIAFTSMWDNFPDSISIPLSGKASHLYLMMAGTTNPMQSRMVNGEVVVNYTDGTSEVLQLKNPENWWPIEQDYFTNGLAFTTDAPKPPRVYLKSGTISRTFKDFSSIKGFSSYAVDGGAATILDLPLNINKTLKNLTLKSITNDVVIGLMSATLVR, encoded by the coding sequence ATGAGAACTAAAAAAACACTTATTCAGATTTTTGGAAATCTATTACTTTTATTTCCGCTTCTTTTAATAAGCCAAGAAAAAGGAACTTCACCATTGGTTCGCAAAATCCATTATGCTCCAGAAGGAAATAGTTTTGTCTTGAAAAACGGTACTCGAAAATTCAACCGGGCACTTTATGGAACCAACACGGCTTTCAGGGTTGAAACAGGGGATTTGCCAGAATTTGCACTATATATGCCTGGAATGGGTGGAAATTTCAAACTGGGAATCCAAAAAGGTGACAAAAGCAAATGGATTACCGAAGCCAAAATCATCGATACCCGATACACTTTGGGCATTATGTATTACAAAATCCAAGATCCCATTTTAGGAAATGGCGAACTGCTTTTGGAAGTAATCGCATTAAAAAACACAGAAGGGTTTGCCTTAAAAGTCATTGGCAACAATATGCCGAAAGACGTTTCCTTGATTTGGGCTTTTGGCGGTGCGAGTGGCAAAAAATTCAGTCGTGATGGCGATATTGGTGCCGATCCTGAATCGGTGTTTTATCTGCAACCTAATTATTGTATCAATAATAAATTTATGGTACAAAAGGAATCTTTCTTCTTGGAATACGGTTCTGAAATTAACAAACAAAAAACGGGAAACAACAAGAACTTAATTGGTTTTTATCCAAAATCGGAAATCCATTTGGCGAATGCCAACAAACAAAATTCGCCTACGGAATTGTATCGTTCCAAACCAGATTCCTTAACTGTAATTACTGGAAAAATAAATTCGATTCCTAAAAACGGTTTATTTTGGATGATAGAAACCGATGCCAAAACCAAGCTCAAAAATCAAAAAGAATTGGCTGACGTTTTTGAAAATTCCGTTCGAGAAACCCAACTTTTGGCCAATCGCGTTAAAGTAGTAACTCCCGATCCATACATCAATACTTTGGGCTCAGCCTTATCCATTGCAGCGGACGGAATTTGGGAAAGTCCCGCTTATTTGCACGGCGCCATCGCTTGGCGAATGTATTTGAATGCTTGGCGAGGTGCCTACACTGCAGATCCTTTGGGTTGGCACGACAGGGCAAAAACCCATTTTACGAGTTACAGTCATTCGCAAGTTACGGAACCTTTGAGCGGTCCAGTCACTCCTGACGTTAGCCGAAATTTAGCCCGTGAAAAAGAAGAAATGGGAACGGCATTGTTCACTAGCGGTTACATTTCTCGAAATCCAAACAACAATACCAAAGCCCATCATTATGATATGAATTTGGTTTTTTTCGACCAAATGTTGCGTCATTTTAAATGGACTGGCGATACTACTTTTATGAAGGAAATGTGGCCTGTAATTCAAAGACATTTGGCTTGGGAAAAAAGAAATTTCGACACCAACAACGATGGATTGTATGATGCTTATGCTGCCATTTGGGCGAGTGATGCCTTGCAATACAGTGGAGGTGCGGTAACCCATTCTTCGGCTTATAATTTTTATGCGAACAAAGAAGTGGCGGCTGTTGCAAAATTTTTAAATGTGGATAATTCGCCTTTTTTGAACGAATCCAAAACCATTTCTGATGCTGCCAATGCCCAACTTTGGTTGCCTAAAAAAGGTGTTTTTGCAGAATACAAAGATGGTCTTGGTAATCAATTGGTACATGATTCACCGGGAGTTTGGAGCATTTACCACACCATCGATTCGGAATTGTCGAATCCGTTTCAATCCTATCAAATGCTTAATTATGTGGACACCAAAATTCCCCACATTCCAATTGCTGCTGAAGGATTGGACAAAAAAGATTTGTATGTGATCAGCACCACCAATTGGCAACCTTACGATTGGTCGATTAACAATGTGGCACTTGGCGAACAATTACACACTGCGTTGGCTTTTTGGCAAGGCGGACAATCCGAAACAGCTTTCAAAATGTGGGAAAGTGCCTTGGTGGGAAGTATGTATTTGGGTGCTTCGCCGGGTGGATTTGAGCAACTTTCGTTTTATGATGCGATGCGTGGGGAACTCTACCGTGATTTTGCCGACCCGATTGGAATGACGGCACGAACCTTAGTCGAAGGCCTTTTTGGAATTCAACCCAATGCGCTTGAAAACAGCTTGACCATTCGTCCCGGATTTCCAGCGAAATGGGATACTGCGGCTATAGAAATTCCCGATGTTTCCTTTTCGTTTAACAGAAATAACAACACCGATTCTTATCAAATTAAACCCAATTTCACAACAAAAATGGATTTTAAATTGGTTGTAAATATTCCTTTCGACAACATAAAAACGGTTACTATCAACGGAGAAAAAGCGATCTGGAAAACCAATTCAGATGCTGTTGGAAATCCTCAACTTATTGTCGAAAGTCCGTTTAAAGATAATTACAACATAGACATTACTTGGGATGGCGAAAAGTTGGAACAACTTAAAATTGAAAAATCCTATTGCATAGGCGGAAGCATTCATTTGGAAACTACAAAAGCCAAAATTCTTGAAGTTTACGATCCACAAACTGCTTTAGGCGAAATTTCGAAAACAAATTCCGTGTTAAAAGCCAATTTTAAAGCAAAAGAGAACGCCACATTTTTCATAAAATTACAGCAAGGAAATACAACTTGGTGGAGTCCCATCAACTTGGTTGTAAAACCAGAAATCGAAGCAATAACCAACCGAACAGAAAACAACAACTTGCTTTTTGTTGTAAAAAACAACAGTCAAAAAAACATTGAAGGCAACTTGATTTTCAATTCTTTTGGGGCGGCAATTTTGCAAAAAGTTAGTTTAAATAAAGATTCAGAAACGACTATTTCCATTCCTTTAGAGAATTTGATTTCGGGAACGAATGCTTTGGTTTTAAAAACTATCGAAGGAAAAACATTTCCGATTTCTTTTACCAATTGGGACATTGCTTTACCCAAAAAAACAAAACTGGAAACGGTTTCGCTGACCGAGAATTTCAATTCCAAAGTGGCGGATATTTTTAATCTAGAATACCTTTCGCCTAGACCCAAATCGCCAACTTTGCAATTGCCAAAACAAGGAATCGGGAATTGGTGTTATCCTAATTTAGATGTAAGAATCGATGATTCTGGCTTGCGCCAAAATGCTAAAAACAACAACCAAATTAGCAGTCCTCAAGGCATTTTGTTTCAAACGCCTTCGGATTCTAGTTCTAAAAATATTGCGTTTACTTCAATGTGGGATAATTTTCCGGACAGTATTTCCATTCCCCTTTCGGGCAAAGCATCACACCTGTATTTAATGATGGCGGGAACCACCAACCCAATGCAAAGCCGAATGGTAAATGGAGAAGTAGTCGTTAATTATACCGATGGAACCTCGGAAGTTTTACAACTTAAAAACCCCGAAAATTGGTGGCCGATAGAACAAGATTATTTTACAAACGGTCTGGCTTTCACGACCGATGCGCCAAAACCGCCAAGAGTTTATCTAAAATCGGGAACGATTTCCAGAACTTTTAAAGACTTTAGTAGCATAAAAGGATTCAGTAGTTATGCTGTTGATGGCGGTGCAGCTACCATTTTAGATTTACCTTTAAATATAAATAAAACATTAAAAAATCTCACTTTAAAATCTATTACCAATGACGTGGTGATTGGGTTGATGAGTGCGACTTTGGTTCGATAA
- a CDS encoding TusE/DsrC/DsvC family sulfur relay protein, with amino-acid sequence MEKVYAGKTVSVDNNGYLTDLSQWNKEIAIEIGKEEGINEVTDKHFEVLAYLQDQQRKEVALTIRGVGKSGIVDIKQLYDLFPKGPLKISSKMAGIPRPKSCI; translated from the coding sequence ATGGAAAAAGTATATGCAGGGAAAACTGTTAGCGTTGACAATAATGGTTATTTAACAGATTTGTCCCAATGGAATAAAGAAATTGCCATAGAAATTGGAAAAGAAGAGGGGATAAATGAAGTGACGGACAAACATTTTGAAGTGTTGGCTTATTTGCAGGACCAACAAAGAAAAGAAGTAGCTTTAACCATAAGAGGTGTTGGAAAAAGCGGCATAGTCGATATCAAGCAATTATATGATTTGTTTCCGAAAGGACCATTAAAAATTTCAAGTAAAATGGCTGGAATCCCTAGACCAAAAAGTTGTATTTAA